Genomic window (Thomasclavelia spiroformis DSM 1552):
TCCTCATATTCATATTTTAGTATGTGAAGATGCATACGATACAAAAAATGATAAAATTAAAAACTTTTCCTTTATGTCCTATAAAAAACTAAGACAGACATGGCGATATCAGCTACTTGATTATCTTGATAAAAGAATCGGTAACAATGAGACCTTCAGAAGACTAAAACTCTGGTATTATACTAAATACACTGAAGGTTTCTATGTCCATGCTCCTAAATTCAAAAAAGATCAGGATGAAGACGATATCAATGATTGCGTTAAATATATCACCAGGTATACCAGCAGACCGGTCATGGCCGAAAGCAGGATAGTAAAATATGATGATATCAATAAAACAGTTCACTGGTTTTATCACCGACACGAAGATGATAAGCGTATTGATGTAATCGAACCAGTTACCAGTTTTATCAATAATGTTGTTCTACACTGTCCTGAAAGAAATTTTAAGATGGTAAGATATTTTGGATTCTATGCAAACAAAAGTTTAAAGACATATGACAGAATGGCAGAACTGGTTGGAAAAAAACTTAAACGTAAAGTTCAGTACAAAAAAGAAAGAGCAGCAGCAGCTAAAATAAATAAGGAAAAGACACATTTCAGATATTATATGATACAATCATTTCAGAGGGATCCTCTACTATGTACATGTGGAGAAATAATGAATTATGCAGAGACATATGATCCTTTTGAAGGAGGGATAAAAAATGACAGACGATATCGAAACGGATGCATCTACAACTCAAAGTATCTCAAAAGTCGAACCAGACCAGCAGCAACAGGGATGGACTGATGAAGAACTTATGCAGTTTATTGAAAATGATGTAATGGTCAGGATGAAATGTGAATCATGCGGGTATGAAGAAGACGTACCTGATTGGATACTGGAAGAATTTTTGGAAATAGAATTACATAACGGATCAAAAGAAAGAAGATACAGCTGCCAATGTCCAGAGTGTAATAAAAACATGTTCAGGAAATAATATTTTCTGACACTTTTTTGGGTACCTTATTTTAAAGGTACCCTTATAGTTTTATTTTTACAATATACCCGTTGACGAATCCAAATTCTTATTAAATAAAAAAAGACTTCTTTTCTATTAAGAAATCTTAATAGTCTAGAAGTCTTTTATTTATATTAATCTTCTTTTCTTTTTAACACTGTATACCCAGCTACACTTAATAATGCTATTGTTGCAAACATTCCTGTTAAGCTTTCATCTCCTGTTTTTACACTTGTAGTTGTATCACCATTATTTACTGGTGTACTTACTGTGTTATCAATTGTTACTGTTTGTAATCCGGCAATTGCTTTTTCTAATGTAGCTTTTGCATTGTCTACTTCAACTTGTGAAGCATTTGGATTTTCAAATACTACTTTTGCTTCATTTAATGCTTTTGTTAATCCATCAAATGTTGCTTTTGTATAGTTTGCACTATTTAATCCTTCTGCTTGATTGATTAACTCTTCTAATAGACTCTTATCTGGAATTAATCTTAAGTTCAAGAATTCTGTTACTAATTCACTGTAAGCTTTATTTACTTCTTCTTGCATTGCATTTTCATCTTTATACACAGCTTTTGCTTCACTTAATTCTGTTTCAAATGCTGTCCATGTAGCTTGAATATATTTATCAGCTTCTAATCCACTTACTTTATCGATGAATGCTTTTAATGCTGTTTTGTCACCCTTGAAGAATTCTAATTTTTGCATTACACTAGCAAGTCTATCAAATACATTATTTACTTCAACTTGTGAAGCATTTTCATTATTGTAAACTGCATTAGCTTCATCTCTTGCTGCAATGAATTCATCAACTACTACTGGAATTACTTTTTCTAAATCTTCATCAGTAATTGCATTAGCTAAGTCAATTGCAATTTGTAATTCAAACTTATTAGCTTTTTTTACTAATCCTTCTACTGCAGTTATTAAAATTGTTAATGCTTGATCTACTTCTTTTTGACTAGCATTTTCATTATCCAATACAGCTTTTGCATGTTGCATTGCTTCATCAAATACTTGCCAACTTACTGGTGTATAAGTTTCGCTAGTTTTATCTTTATTGTTATTATATGCTTCTTGTAAAGCATCTCTATTAACTTCTTTAACTGTAATTGTTAAATCTACACTTGTTCCCCCAGTTGTTTTTGCTGTAATTGTTGCCACTCCAATTCCAACAGCTTTTAATTTTCCAGTAGCATCGATTTGAATAATTGTTTCGTCACTGCTTGACCAAATAATATATTTATGTGTAGCATTTTCTGGAGTAATTTTAGCACTTAATTGATGAATATCACCTAATGCAAGTGTATCGATTGTATTTATTAAAGATAACCCTTCTACCTTAATTACTTTTCCAGCATTTGGTGTAATATTAATTATACACTCTGCTTTAACATCAGGATTCTTTATCGAATAAGCTGTAATTGTTGCAAATCCTGATTTACCTTTAACTGTAATTTTACCATTGTTATTAACAGTTACTAAACTAGGATCTGATGATTTCCATCCAATACTAGAAGAGATGATATTTTCTGGATCAGTTATAATATCAAGTGTAGTTGTTTGTCCTTTTAACATACTCATTGTAGTATCTACAAATGATATACTATTAATATCTTGATTATCCGGATCATCAATTGTTGTTCCCATTACTTGGAATTCATAAATAGAATATCCATACTTTGTATTAGCTTCAATTCCTTGCATACGCACATATCTACCAACATAATCTTGACTAAAAGTATGATTTGTCCAATCTCCTTGTACACTATTATTTTTTATATGTGCCATATCAATCCATGTTTTACCATCATTAGATATTTGTAATTTAAACTCTTTTGCTGAAGCAGTTTCCCATAATATATTAACTGCTTGTATATTACAGTTAGCTTGTAAATCCACATAAAACCATTCATCATTTGTTCTTCTTGATGCCCAACGTGTAGCAATACTTCCATCTACGGCATATTTTTCTGCTTTTCCATTTCCATCACTTGGATGTAATCCACTACTATATGCCGGTTTATTTAATGCTAGATTCCATGGTTCTAATTCAACTTCGTCTTCACTTCCTGTTTTTTGTAAAACACGGAAAGCAAATAATGAATATTGAGCTTCACTTACCCCTTGTATTTTTACATAACGAGCAGTTATTGGTTCATCAAAATCAAATCGTGCATATTGACCATACTTAGCATCTGTTATTGATTTAATAGTTTTCCAATTTTTTCCATCATTAGAAATCAAAATATCATAACTTTCACCATTTGAATACCAACTAAGATCAATTGCATCAAATGTTGTTTCTTTTCTTAAATCTACTTGAATCCATTCTTTACCTTCTGTATTAGATTGCCATCTTGTTGTGTCAGTGTTACCGTCAACAGCATTTGCTACTCCATAACCAGCTTTTGATGAACTTGCAGTTGCTGTCTTTTTTAATGCCATATCTTTATATACAGTAATTGGCAAAGATGCAGATATATCTTTTCCATTAACTTCTACATTCACTGTTGCCGTACCTTGTTTTATAAACTGTAATGTACCATCTTTAAATGAAGCAATATCATCATTACTTGAACTATAAACAAGTTTACTTTGTGCATTCATTGGAGCTACTTTAATAGAAGGGACAATATCATAATCAATAACTCCATCAATTTTTTCATCAACAAAACGAATTTGTTGAATATCTGCATTTTCTGGAACATAATTTAATGCAACATCTAAAATCATACTATCTTTTGACATTGCTATTTTTAAATAATCAGTATTTTCTTCCAATTCAGGAATATGAATTTTTATTTTAGTATATCCATCTTTTGTTTCTATTTCTTCTTTTGAAACTTCTAATGGCTGATAAGTCAAACCATCTTTTGATGTAAGAACATCAATTTTCCCACCATCTTTAACATAAGCGATAATTGTTCCTTCTTTAATATTTGTATAACTATATAATAATTCCCCATTATCACTTGTTGCGTTTACTACATCATCTTCTAAATAAGTTGTATAATCAACATCATTAGTTAAATATGTTTTACTATCATTTTGCATTGAATCCTTCAACATTTTAAGATTACTTGAATTTTTCATTGTTGCATCAAATCTAGTAAATTGTGGTGCCCATACTTTTGTTGGATGATCACAAACTTCAATTTTAAGATAATTTGCATTTTCATTTACACCGCTATCTGGTGTTAATAAATTTTGTCTAAACCATCCATTTTTTGTATTTACAGGCGTTGATTTACGATATTCTTGTTTTTGCCAAATTTCTCCATCTTGTGATGTATATATATTGATTGTTCCAATAGAATTATCATAACCATATACTTCTAAATTAAAATCTTGAAGACTTGGAAGCATATAAACAATTGACTCTTCACTATTTTTATTTGAACCAACACGTTTAATTCGCGTACTATCACCCTCAAAGTTATTTGGTTGTCCACCTTGTCCAGCATTTCCTGAATCAAAGTCCCAATTTGATGTATGTGTTAACATTTTATCCATTGTTTCAAATTCATCAAAAAATGAAGTTGTTGCTGTTGTTGTAAAAGAAACTTCTTTACCAAATTCACTAATATTTTCACCATTTTTTGCTTGTACATTTAAATAATAAGTAGTATCTGGTGTTAATCCATAAATTCGTGTTGTTAAATCTTCAGTTTCTAAAACATCTGTATATTTTCCACTTTCAACGCCATAATGAATCAAATAACTTTTTGCATTTACTTCACGATTGATATCTACTACTAAAGCATCATCATCCATAGAAACATTTGCAATAGAAGTAGGTTTTAAATCCACATCATCATATGAAAACTTAATTTGGAAATTTTTACCATCAGCATCTTTAACATTAACTTTAATAATTGTTGTAGGTGCCATTTGAATAACTTCTATTTCTTTGTCGCTACTAACTATTCCGCTTACTTCACGATTAATTTCTAATGTTATATAATCTTTATTTTGTTGAGTTGTATCTGTAACTGAAACGTTTAAGCCATTATCAGTATCGTTGATCATAACAGAAGCAGGACTATCACTTGTTACATAATTTTTAACATTACCTAAATCAACTGAAGTATATCCTTTTTGCCAGAAATTTACTCCTAATGTACCTAAACTCTTTTCATAAACAGCATGTGCCTTATCATCTTGTCGGATAATTTCAATATCACTATTTGTTGCGTACTCAGTTGTTTCATCTACAGATTTCCCTGGTAATAATACATAGGAATATGAACTATCATTAGCACCATTTCCGTTTGCACTATGATCCATCCAAGCAGTAAAATAATCAGCACTATATGTATTAGTATCACGATTATATTCCCCTAAAGAAGACCATGTTCCTGATCTAGTTTCACTTTTTACATTAATATCTAAGTTGTTTGGGAAATAAAATCCAATATCTGAATCTTCTACATTTCCACTCATATGGAATGTTTTAGCATTATCATAAGCAATTTCTGCACCATCCATCGTCATAGTTTGTTTATTACCATCTACATAGTAAGTTCTATTTTCATTATCAATTTTATAATTTTCAAGTGTTGTTTCTACATCGTATTGTCCACTAATATTACTTCCCAAAGCAACAACTTCATCATCAAACATAAACCAAGATTTTTTTGCTTTCAAATCATGAGTTGTCATTGAGAGATCCATCCCAGATACACCATATACACCATCAGTGACTCCACCTGCAAATGGATTTAAATTGTATTGAGTCCCTTGATTTCTTCCATATACTGATGTAGCTCCTGGAATACGATACCAATCTTTTGTTGCTTTTTCTACTCCTTCAGTACGTTCTAAATCATTTGTATATAAATAAGTAGCACCATTTCCAATATACCATCCTTTATTATTGGAATCACCACCTTCATAAGTTTTGATTGTTGGAGAAGACATTGCAATTGTATAAGCCCATCCTTCTTTTGACCAATGAATTGTACGTGCTCCATTATTCATCTGATAAGTTGTTCCATCAAAACTTATTGGTGTAATACTATCATTATTTAAAATATTATTCACCTTAACAACTGTATCTAAAGGAAATTTATACCATGGTGTATCAGCACTAGCGTTCATCTGTTCAATCATAAAATCATTACTAAACCATTGTTTAATACACCCTTTAAATTGTTCTTGAATGTTTTCAGGAGCATTTTCACTTAACATTAACATTGCATTGGCAATAATCAATGCACCTCTAGGTTGAGTTGTATCACTTCTAGTAATTTCTCTACCACGAAAAGCATCCATACTTAATCCATTATATACCATTGGTTCATATGAATCTATAACCCAATCATATACAATATTAGCACTAGCTTCACCAAGATCCCATTTTGTTCCTGAAAGCATATATAATAAATAAGCCGTATCAGTTAAACACATTAAACCATATCCACCATTATAAGGGAATGTTGTATGTTGAATAAATGTTCCATCTTCATAATATCCATCAGGGAAAGATCCATCTCCTGGTTCAGTATACTTTAATACTGTAGGCATAACAGATTGAATATGGCTCATATAGGATTCTTTTTCTGTTAATAAACCGGTATACATACTTACTCTTTCATTCCATGTTGAATTAGCACCTGTAAAAGAAGTCCAGTTAACAAATTCTTCCATAGTTGTAGCATATTTGTTAATCACTTCTTTATCTAAATCATCATATAAAAGTAATAATGTTTCCCCTAAATATACTGGTGCCCCCAAACGCCAAGAAAACCAGTTACCATAAGGAACAGTCTTATCTCCTTGTTTAAATGCTTGATTGTAATGATATTTGTTCATAAACTCTAATGCCATTTTAATATCTTCAAGCATATCTTTATTTTTATATAGTGCACATCCTTTTGTTTCATATGCTAAAGCCATCGCTCTAATATATTGATATGTAAACTGAATCGAATTTGCATTAATATACGAACTACTCCCACTTCTACGTTTTCCTAAAGGATACTCTGGAAAAACATAATCTTTAGATGCATCTAAATTTGGATCTAAAGCAGTATCATCTTCATTCATATAGCTTCCATTTATTGCATTAGAAACAGGATTTTTATTCATATTATCCCAATATGCCTGTGCAGTATCATTGATTGATTTTAACATTGGTTTAACAATTGGATCGTTAACATCATAATCTCCACCAACAGCCATATCATGAAATTTTTCACGCATAATTGCATATTGATTCACATTATCTAATGCATTTGTTATTACAATATTACTTGTAGCAGTAGTTATTGTTACAAAAACAGTAATAATAGTAATAAATATTTTTTTATGTATCGCATTTTATCATATCCTTCCTCATTTTTGATATATAATTAATTTTTCTAATATTCAATTAACCATTACTTTTTATCATCTCCTTTTTATTATTGTATCCCCTTTCATTAGGATATTATAATTTTAACATATGATATTTTTAATTATTAGTTATAATATTTGTAATTTTTTTTACAAAAATTGAAATAAATTATTGTAATCTAATATAACTCATAATAAAAAAGGACTTATCTAAATCAACTAATTTCTTTAGTTAATCAAAACAGTCCTTTAATCTTTATCTTCTAAAATTTTAATTTTTCTAAATGCCAAATATCATCAACATATTCTTGAATAGTTCGATCTGATGAAAAGAATCCACTTTTTGCAATATTAATCAAACAAATCTTAGCCCAATTATGACGATTTTTATATAAATCTCTAACTTTCATTTGTGCTTGACAATAAGAATCATAATCAGCTAATAAGAAATATTCATCATTTTTATTCATCAATTCTTCAAAAATAACTCTAAATTCTTCTCTATTTTCAATAAATGTACCATCCATCAAACTATCAATAACACGTCTAATACGTGGATTATTATTATAAACATCCCAAGCATGGTAACTACCATTAACTTGTAGTTCTTTAACTTCATGATCTTTTAAACCAAAAATAACACAATTTTCATCACCAACAAGTTGAGAAATTTCAACATTAGCTCCATCTAAAGTACCTAAAGTAATTGCACCATTCATCATAAATTTCATATTACCGGTTCCACTTGCTTCTTTACCTGCAGTAGAAATCTGTTCAGAAACATCAGCAGCTGGCATAATTTTTTCAGCTAAAGTTACTCCATAATTTTCTAAGAAAATAACTTTTAAATATTTATTTGTTTCAGGATCATTATTTACAACATCTCCAACACTATTAATTAATTTAATAACTTTTTTTGCAAAATAATATCCACTTGCCGCCTTAGCTCCAAAAATAAATGTTCTTGGTTCAATACGATAATCAGGATTTTCCTTCATTCTAAAATATAAATCAATTACATGTAAAATATTTAATAACTGACGTTTATAAGCATGTAAACGTTTAACTTGAATATCAAAAATACTATCAACATCAACTTTTATGCCATTATGTTTTAAAATATAGTCAGCTAAAACTTGTTTTCTTTCTTTTTTAACTTCCAAGAAACGTTCTTGTAAATTTACATCATCAACATAATTCATTAAATCTTCTAATTTTTCTGGGTGTTTAATCCACTCATCACCAATATATTCAGTAATTAAAGAAGCAAGTTGTGGATTACAATATGCAAGCCATCTACGATGAGTTACCCCATTTGTTTTATTATTAAATTTATTTGGATACAAAACAGCAAAATCTCTTAATTCACGTTCAACTAATATATCTGAATGTAATTTAGCCACTCCATTAACACTAAAACTTCCCACAATAGCTAACCGTGCCATATATACCAAACCATCTCTTAAAATCATTACACGATTCAATAATTCTTCATCACGGTTACTTACCATTTTTACATACCCAATAAAACGGCGATGAATCTCTTCAATAATTTGATAAATACGTGGTAATAATGTTTGCATTACATCTATTGGCCATGTTTCTAATGCTTCAGCTAAAATTGTATGATTTGTATACGCAAAAGTTTGTGTAGTAATATCCCAAGCATCATCCCATTCATAACCTTTTTCATCAATTAAAATTCTCATTAATTCAGGAATTGCAAGAACCGGATGAGTATCATTTAACTGAATAACATTTTTTTCATGAAAATTATCTAAATTTGGATAATTTCTTAAATGCGCTTTAACAATTGAACTTAATCCCGCACAAGTAAAGAAATATTCTTGTTTCAAACGTAACATTTTACCAGCTGGTGTTGAATCATCTGGATAAAGCATCTGGCAAATATCTCGAACATTTTGAATATAATGTCTAAAATCTTGATTAGCAGGAATGTTTTCACTAGCCTCAGCACCCCATAATCTTAAAGTATTAGTAGTTGTTGTA
Coding sequences:
- a CDS encoding IS91 family transposase, encoding MIDLAVPTDTLALFNLRQYFKKNSKESFKYIFFDNFEYIHNLYLSGKLRDITFDNIQKTILCSSVYLGFDLFECPNCGHETIVPHTCSSRFCSKCGSKAAQQRAAHVSAMAFESKHRHIVFTIPKELRPFFLKDRSLLEGFFTVSRNVLASLFNDCKYRKMKNRFKKNHICKKTKHKSKYLYKDTRNNIIFGAIASLHTFGRNLQWNPHIHILVCEDAYDTKNDKIKNFSFMSYKKLRQTWRYQLLDYLDKRIGNNETFRRLKLWYYTKYTEGFYVHAPKFKKDQDEDDINDCVKYITRYTSRPVMAESRIVKYDDINKTVHWFYHRHEDDKRIDVIEPVTSFINNVVLHCPERNFKMVRYFGFYANKSLKTYDRMAELVGKKLKRKVQYKKERAAAAKINKEKTHFRYYMIQSFQRDPLLCTCGEIMNYAETYDPFEGGIKNDRRYRNGCIYNSKYLKSRTRPAATGMD
- a CDS encoding polysaccharide lyase family 8 super-sandwich domain-containing protein, which produces MNQYAIMREKFHDMAVGGDYDVNDPIVKPMLKSINDTAQAYWDNMNKNPVSNAINGSYMNEDDTALDPNLDASKDYVFPEYPLGKRRSGSSSYINANSIQFTYQYIRAMALAYETKGCALYKNKDMLEDIKMALEFMNKYHYNQAFKQGDKTVPYGNWFSWRLGAPVYLGETLLLLYDDLDKEVINKYATTMEEFVNWTSFTGANSTWNERVSMYTGLLTEKESYMSHIQSVMPTVLKYTEPGDGSFPDGYYEDGTFIQHTTFPYNGGYGLMCLTDTAYLLYMLSGTKWDLGEASANIVYDWVIDSYEPMVYNGLSMDAFRGREITRSDTTQPRGALIIANAMLMLSENAPENIQEQFKGCIKQWFSNDFMIEQMNASADTPWYKFPLDTVVKVNNILNNDSITPISFDGTTYQMNNGARTIHWSKEGWAYTIAMSSPTIKTYEGGDSNNKGWYIGNGATYLYTNDLERTEGVEKATKDWYRIPGATSVYGRNQGTQYNLNPFAGGVTDGVYGVSGMDLSMTTHDLKAKKSWFMFDDEVVALGSNISGQYDVETTLENYKIDNENRTYYVDGNKQTMTMDGAEIAYDNAKTFHMSGNVEDSDIGFYFPNNLDINVKSETRSGTWSSLGEYNRDTNTYSADYFTAWMDHSANGNGANDSSYSYVLLPGKSVDETTEYATNSDIEIIRQDDKAHAVYEKSLGTLGVNFWQKGYTSVDLGNVKNYVTSDSPASVMINDTDNGLNVSVTDTTQQNKDYITLEINREVSGIVSSDKEIEVIQMAPTTIIKVNVKDADGKNFQIKFSYDDVDLKPTSIANVSMDDDALVVDINREVNAKSYLIHYGVESGKYTDVLETEDLTTRIYGLTPDTTYYLNVQAKNGENISEFGKEVSFTTTATTSFFDEFETMDKMLTHTSNWDFDSGNAGQGGQPNNFEGDSTRIKRVGSNKNSEESIVYMLPSLQDFNLEVYGYDNSIGTINIYTSQDGEIWQKQEYRKSTPVNTKNGWFRQNLLTPDSGVNENANYLKIEVCDHPTKVWAPQFTRFDATMKNSSNLKMLKDSMQNDSKTYLTNDVDYTTYLEDDVVNATSDNGELLYSYTNIKEGTIIAYVKDGGKIDVLTSKDGLTYQPLEVSKEEIETKDGYTKIKIHIPELEENTDYLKIAMSKDSMILDVALNYVPENADIQQIRFVDEKIDGVIDYDIVPSIKVAPMNAQSKLVYSSSNDDIASFKDGTLQFIKQGTATVNVEVNGKDISASLPITVYKDMALKKTATASSSKAGYGVANAVDGNTDTTRWQSNTEGKEWIQVDLRKETTFDAIDLSWYSNGESYDILISNDGKNWKTIKSITDAKYGQYARFDFDEPITARYVKIQGVSEAQYSLFAFRVLQKTGSEDEVELEPWNLALNKPAYSSGLHPSDGNGKAEKYAVDGSIATRWASRRTNDEWFYVDLQANCNIQAVNILWETASAKEFKLQISNDGKTWIDMAHIKNNSVQGDWTNHTFSQDYVGRYVRMQGIEANTKYGYSIYEFQVMGTTIDDPDNQDINSISFVDTTMSMLKGQTTTLDIITDPENIISSSIGWKSSDPSLVTVNNNGKITVKGKSGFATITAYSIKNPDVKAECIINITPNAGKVIKVEGLSLINTIDTLALGDIHQLSAKITPENATHKYIIWSSSDETIIQIDATGKLKAVGIGVATITAKTTGGTSVDLTITVKEVNRDALQEAYNNNKDKTSETYTPVSWQVFDEAMQHAKAVLDNENASQKEVDQALTILITAVEGLVKKANKFELQIAIDLANAITDEDLEKVIPVVVDEFIAARDEANAVYNNENASQVEVNNVFDRLASVMQKLEFFKGDKTALKAFIDKVSGLEADKYIQATWTAFETELSEAKAVYKDENAMQEEVNKAYSELVTEFLNLRLIPDKSLLEELINQAEGLNSANYTKATFDGLTKALNEAKVVFENPNASQVEVDNAKATLEKAIAGLQTVTIDNTVSTPVNNGDTTTSVKTGDESLTGMFATIALLSVAGYTVLKRKED
- a CDS encoding glycogen/starch/alpha-glucan phosphorylase, encoding MFKTKEEFKYEFSKRIIETYGRTVEESHITEKFLVLELMVRDYASVNWATSKALIRNNNQKQMHYFSMEFLMGRLLVNNMMNLGIYDIAKEGLAEFGINIHDLEELESDAGLGNGGLGRLAACFMDSLASLAYPGHGHTIRYEFGLFKQKIENGYQIELPDQWMQTGFNWEVRKPKHRVPVKFFGKIVYNDATGKYEHIDTEEVYAVPYDVPIIGNDTTTTNTLRLWGAEASENIPANQDFRHYIQNVRDICQMLYPDDSTPAGKMLRLKQEYFFTCAGLSSIVKAHLRNYPNLDNFHEKNVIQLNDTHPVLAIPELMRILIDEKGYEWDDAWDITTQTFAYTNHTILAEALETWPIDVMQTLLPRIYQIIEEIHRRFIGYVKMVSNRDEELLNRVMILRDGLVYMARLAIVGSFSVNGVAKLHSDILVERELRDFAVLYPNKFNNKTNGVTHRRWLAYCNPQLASLITEYIGDEWIKHPEKLEDLMNYVDDVNLQERFLEVKKERKQVLADYILKHNGIKVDVDSIFDIQVKRLHAYKRQLLNILHVIDLYFRMKENPDYRIEPRTFIFGAKAASGYYFAKKVIKLINSVGDVVNNDPETNKYLKVIFLENYGVTLAEKIMPAADVSEQISTAGKEASGTGNMKFMMNGAITLGTLDGANVEISQLVGDENCVIFGLKDHEVKELQVNGSYHAWDVYNNNPRIRRVIDSLMDGTFIENREEFRVIFEELMNKNDEYFLLADYDSYCQAQMKVRDLYKNRHNWAKICLINIAKSGFFSSDRTIQEYVDDIWHLEKLKF